From the Actinomadura luzonensis genome, the window GGCCATCGTGGTGCTCCTTTCAGAGCCCCGCCTTCCGGGCGGGAATGGTCTCGGACTGATGGACAGGGATTAGAAGGGAGGCTCGTCGCTGAAGTCGTTGCCGCCGCCGAAGCCGCCGCCGCCCTGCTGGCCGCCGCCGAAGCCGCCGCCACCGCCGCCACCGCCGAAGCCGCCACCGCCCTGGGGCGGGGCGGGCGTCGCGGAGGCCCACGGGTCGTCGGCCGGACCGCCGCCGAAGCCGCCACCGCCGCCGCCCTGACGGGAGGTGCGGTTGACCTTGGCGGTGGCGTTACGCAGGGACGGGCCGACCTCGTCGACCTCGACCTCGTAGACCGTGCGCTTCTCGCCTTCCTTGGTCTCGTAGGACCGCTGCTTGAGCCGCCCCTGAACGATGACCCGCATGCCGCGCTGCAGGCTCTCGGCGGCGTTCTCGGCCGCCTGCCGCCACACGTTGCAGGTCAGGAAGAGGCTCTCGCCGTCCTTCCACTCGTTGGTCTGGCGGTCCATGAACCGCGGAGTGGACGCGACGCGGAATCGAGCCACCGCTTGCCCCGTCGGGGTGAAGCGCAGCTCGGGGTCGTCGACGAGGTTGCCGACGATGGTGATAACGGTGTCGCCTGCTGCCATGGCTTGCGCTCGCCTTCCTGCACGCCTCTGCTTGGGTTACGGCTCAGACTACGACTGCCTCCCGACAAAAAGCCGGGAGTCAGTGCACGTCGGGGCGGAGGACCTTGGTGCGCAGAATGCCCTCGTTGAGGTTCATCTGCCGGTCGAGCTCCTTGACCGTCGCGGGCTCCGCGGACAGGTCGATGACGGCGTAGATGCCTTCCGACTTCTTGTTGATGTCGTAGGCGAGGCGGCGACGGCCCCAGACGTCGACCTTCTCCACGGTGCCGCCGTCGTTGCGGACCACGGTGAGGAACTGGTCAAGGGACGGCGCGACAGTGCGCTCGTCGAGTGAAGGGTCCAGGATGACCATTACTTCGTAACGACGCATGCGGACTCCAACCTCCTCTGGACTCTTGCGGTCACGACACTCTGCCGTGACAGGAGGACGCTGACGTATGGACCGGGGCGCCCACTTCGGCGCCGCCGGGGCGATGGATCACCCATCACAACGCAGCGTGCCCCAGGTTACCAGCCGCGAGTACGTGGGAAGGCCCCTAAGCAGAGAAGGGGGTGGTGGCAGTGCCACACGTGCTTCAGCCCTCCCAGAGGGAGAAGTTCAGGCTCACGCTCAACACCGACGGGCGTTCACACCCCGTCGAGAACATCATGTCCGTCGCCACGCTGGTGCTCGGGATCGTGGCCTTCGTCTCGACGTTCTGGCCGGCCGCGCACGCGATCTCGGCCTGGGTCGGCGCGCTCGGCTTCGGCGTCGGCCTGTTCTCCCAGTACATCTCGGCTACCACGCCGCAGCGCTCGCTCAACGTCATCGGGCTGGTGGGCTCGTTCGTGGGGGCCGCTCTCGGCATCGCCCACGGTGGGTTCCTGCCCATGTGACCCCTTCGCGCACAACTACGGCCCCGGAGTTCCGGGGCCGTCGTGCTATGTCGTTCAGCCGATGTGCAGGTTGATCCCGAGCAGGACGAGGAACCACAGGAACACCGCCAGCAACGCCTCGGCGACGTCCTTCAGCAGACCGGGCGTGATGTAGTCGTAGACCCAGGCCACGTATAACCCGATGATCACGTAGACCAGGACGATCAGCGCACGCACGCGCCATCTCGACATATCGCTCTCCTCGCATAGGGGGTCCCTGGCGACTGCCCGGTGGGGCCCGTACCAAACGGATAAGCTCGGTGACATGGTGCGCATCGGAGCTCATGTCGATCAGGACGATCCGGCCGCGCGGGCCGGCGAGATCGGGGCCGAGGTGGTCCAGTTCTTCCTCGGCGACCCGCAGGGCTACGCCAAGCCGGTGCTGCCCGCCAAGCCGGTCGAGGGCGTCGACGTCTACGTCCACGCGCCCTACCTGATCAACGTGGCGACCACCAACAACCGCATCAGGATCCCCAGCCGCAAGCTGCTGGAGCAGCACCTCAAGGCGGCCGCCGGGCTGGGCGCGAAGGGCCTGGTGGTGCACGGCGGCCACGTCAACAAGAGCGACGACCCGCAGACCGGCTTCGACAACTGGCGCAAGGTGTTCGAGCGCATGGAGTGCCCGATCCCCGTGCTGATCGAGAACACCGCGGGCGGCGGCAACGCGATGGCCCGCACGCTGGAGCGCATCGGCCGGCTCTGGGACGCCCTCGACGGCTTCGACGTGGGCTTCTGCCTCGACACCTGCCACGCGCACGCGGGCGGCGAGGAGCTGGTCGACCTGGTGGAGCGGGTCAAGGCCATCACCGGCCGCATCGACCTCGTCCACTGCAACGACTCCCGCGACGCCTTCGGCTCGGGCGCCGACCGCCACGCCAACCTCGGCCAGGGCACCATCGACCCCGAGCTGATCCTCGCCGTGTGCCGCGCGGCCGGCGCGCCGATCGTGGTGGAGACGCCGGGCGACGGCCAGGCCGACGACATCGCGTTCCTGAGGAAGAACCTGTAGCGGTTGCACACAGGCTGTGGATAACTTCCCTGGATTACCGAGACCAGAAAACGGGTAAAGACTTCAGCCCGCCCAGGCGCCACTGAGGAACCGGGTGGTGTTCAGCAACATCAGCGGCCCGCAGATCAGCACATACAGCGCGATCACCCACCGCCGCCCGGTCGCCACCTTCGCCACCAGCACCCACAGCGGGAACCACAGCAGCAGCGAACGCGGGATCGACAGGTAGTACGCCGAGGTCATCAGCGCCGCCGCCTGCGCCCCCGTGTAGACCACCTCGCTCCAGCGGCGCAGCACGAGCAGCCACACCAGCACCGCGATCGCGACCACCGCCCCGGCGATCTCCATGCGGAAGGCCACCGCGAAGTCGTCGCCGCCCATCGCCGAGCGCCAGGTCGTCCGCCAGGCGTCCCACGGCCAGACGAACTCCCGGCCCCAGCCGGCCTCCTGCGCGTGCTTCCACGCCAGCCAGTCGCCCGACCTGGAGTAGTGGTAGAAGGAGTAGGCCACCAGCGGCGCGAAGGGCACCAGCAGCCAGCCCGCCCGGCGCGGCGGCTCCCGCCGCACCCCGAACTCCACGATCAGCGCCACCGCCAGGAACAACCCGGTGATCCGCACGCACGACGCCCCCGCCGCCAGCAGCGCCGCCTGCGCCCAGCGCCCCTGCCGGGCGGCCAGCCACGCGGGGATCGCGAAGGCCAGGAACAACGCCTCGCTGTAG encodes:
- the rpsF gene encoding 30S ribosomal protein S6, whose protein sequence is MRRYEVMVILDPSLDERTVAPSLDQFLTVVRNDGGTVEKVDVWGRRRLAYDINKKSEGIYAVIDLSAEPATVKELDRQMNLNEGILRTKVLRPDVH
- a CDS encoding deoxyribonuclease IV, whose product is MVRIGAHVDQDDPAARAGEIGAEVVQFFLGDPQGYAKPVLPAKPVEGVDVYVHAPYLINVATTNNRIRIPSRKLLEQHLKAAAGLGAKGLVVHGGHVNKSDDPQTGFDNWRKVFERMECPIPVLIENTAGGGNAMARTLERIGRLWDALDGFDVGFCLDTCHAHAGGEELVDLVERVKAITGRIDLVHCNDSRDAFGSGADRHANLGQGTIDPELILAVCRAAGAPIVVETPGDGQADDIAFLRKNL
- a CDS encoding single-stranded DNA-binding protein is translated as MAAGDTVITIVGNLVDDPELRFTPTGQAVARFRVASTPRFMDRQTNEWKDGESLFLTCNVWRQAAENAAESLQRGMRVIVQGRLKQRSYETKEGEKRTVYEVEVDEVGPSLRNATAKVNRTSRQGGGGGGFGGGPADDPWASATPAPPQGGGGFGGGGGGGGFGGGQQGGGGFGGGNDFSDEPPF
- a CDS encoding mannosyltransferase family protein; amino-acid sequence: MITRAVGRDALLLWFGSRAGLLMSTLLGVSFAEYAGKWRKWDAGLFITIAQYGYDGEPGKPPDEGLPAFFPGLPAALRVVHLAVPDWETAGLLISLVAGAVAMVALARLAEHEGADGWMAVAALLAFPMAVFLMAGYSEALFLAFAIPAWLAARQGRWAQAALLAAGASCVRITGLFLAVALIVEFGVRREPPRRAGWLLVPFAPLVAYSFYHYSRSGDWLAWKHAQEAGWGREFVWPWDAWRTTWRSAMGGDDFAVAFRMEIAGAVVAIAVLVWLLVLRRWSEVVYTGAQAAALMTSAYYLSIPRSLLLWFPLWVLVAKVATGRRWVIALYVLICGPLMLLNTTRFLSGAWAG